A genomic segment from Oncorhynchus clarkii lewisi isolate Uvic-CL-2024 chromosome 14, UVic_Ocla_1.0, whole genome shotgun sequence encodes:
- the LOC139366265 gene encoding histone-lysine N-methyltransferase SETD7, with protein sequence MKCRILQNRPQHVNSLRVSSTERATMDSDDDMEEVVEGPLDEDDQPHGFCTVTFSSSDRFEGHFTHGEKNGKGKFFFFDGSTLEGFYVDDALQGQGVYSYEDGGVLRGTYMDGDLNGPAQEFDSEGRLMFEGQYKDNSRCGECWIYYPDRGSVFGQVNADGEMTGKAVAYVYPDGQTALYGSFVEGELIEARLAALVSMETTRPHFDVSSDSPVYSYDKSTSTCIATHTLLPDPYESKRVFVADSLISGAGEGLFAKMDVEANVVMAFYNGVRITHSEVDTRDWSLNGNTISLDEDTVIDVPQPFHQMDRYCASLGHKANHSFTPNCKYDPFVHPRFGPIKCVRTLQAVQRDEELTVAYGYDHEPSGKSGPEAPDWYKQELQAFQQRQATNGQ encoded by the exons ATGAAGTGCAGAATATTACAAAATCGACCGCAACACGTCAATTCTCTGCGCGTGTCATCCACGGAAAGGGCCACTATGGACAGCGATGATGATATGGAAGAAGTCGTTGAAG GCCCTCTGGATGAGGATGACCAGCCTCACGGGTTCTGTacagtcaccttctcctccaGTGATCGCTTTGAAGGACATTTTACACATGGAGAAAAGAATGGGAAGGGCAAGTTCTTCTTTTTCGATGGCAG CACCTTGGAGGGGTTCTATGTGGACGATGCGTTACAGGGTCAGGGGGTATACTCGTATGAGGATGGAGGGGTCCTCCGTGGGACCTATATGGATGGGGACCTCAACGGCCCTGCACAGGAGTTTGACTCTGAGGGCCGGCTGATGTTTGAAGGCCAGTACAAAGACAACAGCCGCTGTGGGGAGTGTTGGATCTACTACCCT gaccGTGGCAGTGTATTTGGGCAGGTGAACGCGGATGGCGAGATGACCGGTAAAGCGGTGGCGTATGTTTACCCTGATGGCCAAACGGCTCTCTACGGGAGCTTCGTGGAGGGGGAGCTGATCGAGGCTCGACTCGCCGCCCTCGTTTCCATGGAGACCACCAGACCACACTTTGACGTTTCATCTGATA GCCCTGTGTACTCCTATGATAAATCCACTTCCACCTGTATCGCTACCCACACTCTTCTTCCAGACCCCTATGAAAGCAAAAg GGTATTTGTGGCAGACTCACTGATCTCAGGAGCAGGAGAAGGCTTGTTTGCCAAGATGGATGTTGAGGCCAATGTTGTAATGGCCTTTTACAACGGAGTACGCATCACACACTCAGAG GTAGACACTAGGGATTGGTCCCTGAACGGGAATACCATCTCCCTGGATGAGGACACGGTGATCGACGTTCCACAGCCCTTCCACCAGATGGACAGATACTGTGCCTCGCTGGGACACAAGGCCAACCACTCCTTCACCCCAAACTGCAAATACGACCC ATTCGTCCACCCTCGTTTTGGACCCATCAAGTGCGTCCGCACCCTGCAGGCGGTGCAGAGGGATGAGGAGCTGACTGTTGCCTATGGTTACGACCACGAGCCATCGGGGAAGAGCGGTCCGGAAGCACCAGACTGGTACAAACAGGAACTGCAGGCCTTCCAGCAAAGACAGGCTACCAACGGGCAGTAA
- the LOC139366264 gene encoding short coiled-coil protein B-like produces MSSDGDGDMENQAELEEKTRLINQVLELQHTLEDLSSRVDAVKEENLKLKSENQVLGQYIENLMSASSVFQTTDTKSKRK; encoded by the exons ATGAGCTCCGATGGGGACG gtgaCATGGAGAATCAGGCTGAGCTGGAAGAAAAGACTAGGCTTATAAACCAGGTGTTGGAGCTTCAGCATACTCTAGAAG ACCTGTCGTCGCGTGTGGACGCAGTGAAGGAGGAGAACCTGAAGTTGAAGTCTGAGAACCAGGTTCTGGGTCAGTATATCGAGAACCTCATGTCTGCCTCCAGCGTGTTCCAGACCACTGACACCAAGAGCAAACGAAAGTAA
- the LOC139365974 gene encoding microsomal glutathione S-transferase 2: MTTEIPVLLAAVSLFSALQMGYLARQVGLARMTHKVMPPTVTGPPEFERTFRAHQNNVELYPVFLVVLWTSGLLFSEVLAVLGGVVYMVARHMYFSGYVMSTKKRLPGFYLTLGALFFLSVLSTIGILHGILLEYFYKIVSMMVTH, translated from the exons ATGACTACAGAAATACCCGTTCTGCTGGCTGCCGTGTCTCTGTTTTCTGCCCTTCAAATGG GGTACCTGGCGAGACAGGTGGGGCTGGCGAGAATGACACACAAGGTCATGCCACCCACTGTCACTGGACCACCGGAGTTTGAGAGAACATTCCGGGCACA TCAGAACAATGTTGAGTTGTACCCAGTCTTCCTAGTGGTGCTGTGGACTTCTGGACTGCTCTTCAGTGAAG TGCTTGCTGTTCTTGGAGGTGTTGTGTATATGGTGGCTCGGCACATGTATTTCAGTGGATACGTCATGTCCACTAAAAAAAG GTTGCCTGGGTTTTACCTGACTTTGGGTGCCTTATTCTTCTTGTCTGTGCTGAGCACCATTGGTATTCTTCATGGCATTCTCCTTGAATACTTTTACAAAATAGTTTCTATGATGGTAACACATTAG